A part of Streptantibioticus cattleyicolor NRRL 8057 = DSM 46488 genomic DNA contains:
- a CDS encoding FAD-binding protein has product MRFRASRRAAPGCVDDVRELVAASRTVRVLGTGHSFNDLADTTGLLLATSALPKSVEIDARAGTVTVGAGVRFGELTGVLHASGHALHNLGSLPHISVAGACATGTHGAGVGNPSLAAAVRALELVTADGELLTLDRSDERFPGSVVALGALGVVTRVTLGLVPAFDVRQWVYEGLPTAALRDGLDEVLSAAYSVSLFTRWRGERVEQVWLKQRVDGAAPVCLPGARLADGPRHPVPGMAPEACTPQGGVPGPWHTRLPHFRLEHIPSSGAETQSEYFVARSDASAAFAALDRVREEFAPVLRIGEVRAVAADDLWLSPAHRRDSVAFHFTWLPDAPAVAQALHHVERALAPFAPRPHWGKVFVTPPETLRERYEHHDRFRRLMTALDPAGKFRNDFLRRHFPEA; this is encoded by the coding sequence ATTCGGTTCCGGGCCAGTCGCCGCGCGGCCCCGGGCTGCGTGGACGATGTCCGCGAACTGGTGGCGGCCTCCCGGACGGTACGGGTGCTGGGCACGGGTCACTCGTTCAACGACCTCGCCGACACCACGGGTCTGCTGCTGGCCACCTCGGCGCTGCCGAAGTCGGTGGAGATCGACGCGAGGGCGGGGACGGTGACGGTGGGCGCCGGGGTGAGGTTCGGCGAGTTGACCGGGGTGCTCCACGCGTCCGGGCACGCGCTGCACAACCTCGGTTCGCTGCCGCACATCTCGGTGGCCGGCGCGTGCGCCACCGGCACCCACGGCGCGGGCGTCGGCAACCCCTCCCTCGCCGCGGCCGTCCGCGCGCTGGAACTGGTCACCGCCGACGGCGAGTTGCTCACCCTGGACCGTTCCGACGAGCGCTTCCCCGGCAGCGTCGTCGCCCTCGGCGCGCTGGGTGTGGTCACCCGGGTCACCCTCGGTCTCGTCCCCGCCTTCGACGTCCGGCAGTGGGTGTACGAGGGCCTGCCCACGGCGGCGTTGCGCGACGGGCTGGACGAGGTGCTGTCGGCCGCGTACAGCGTCAGCCTGTTCACCCGCTGGCGGGGTGAGCGCGTCGAGCAGGTGTGGCTCAAGCAACGGGTGGACGGCGCCGCGCCGGTGTGTCTGCCGGGTGCGCGGCTCGCCGACGGCCCGCGCCATCCGGTGCCGGGCATGGCACCCGAGGCGTGCACCCCGCAAGGTGGCGTCCCGGGCCCCTGGCACACCCGGCTGCCGCACTTCCGGCTGGAGCACATACCGAGCAGCGGTGCCGAGACGCAGTCGGAGTACTTCGTGGCCCGTTCCGACGCCTCGGCCGCCTTCGCCGCGCTGGACCGGGTGCGCGAGGAGTTCGCGCCGGTGCTGCGGATCGGCGAGGTCCGCGCGGTCGCCGCCGACGACCTGTGGCTGAGCCCGGCCCACCGGCGTGACTCGGTTGCCTTCCACTTCACCTGGCTGCCGGACGCCCCCGCGGTGGCCCAGGCACTGCACCACGTCGAGCGGGCGCTGGCCCCGTTCGCGCCCCGTCCGCACTGGGGCAAGGTGTTCGTCACCCCGCCGGAGACGCTGCGCGAACGCTACGAGCACCACGACCGCTTCCGCCGCCTGATGACCGCCCTCGACCCGGCGGGGAAGTTCCGCAACGACTTCCTGCGCCGGCACTTTCCGGAGGCGTGA
- a CDS encoding PP2C family protein-serine/threonine phosphatase has protein sequence MDAWWRGVPGRYRRRSLLALPLVFIAAITVVDLLSPPDVHLGPLLVVAPAITASFAGARLTGVIGVVAVAAQVVIGVLHGGLGTVNHQSQIAALVAVSAIIVVYRRVQDRRTVEFTRVRSVFQTVQQVLMRPLPRRIGPLRVACRYLPAEDEAHMGGDLYAVARTKDATRLLIGDVRGSGLPAIGDAAVILGAFREAAHQHAGLPEVAAALEESFERHLAEESGAGPDRDERFVTALLLDVPDREPVARLTTCGHPPPVVLRDGAAGTLPSAGAAPPIGMGRLTGDAPPQCSFPLGVGDVLLLYTDGVTEARDRGGAFYPLVERLDHWPHGGAEALLTRLCDDLLGYAGGRLPDDAAMVAVERARPDDPAPDAR, from the coding sequence ATGGACGCGTGGTGGCGTGGGGTCCCGGGGCGGTACCGGAGACGTTCACTGCTCGCGCTGCCGCTGGTCTTCATCGCGGCGATCACGGTGGTGGACCTGCTCTCGCCGCCCGATGTGCACCTGGGCCCGCTGCTGGTGGTGGCGCCGGCGATCACCGCGTCGTTCGCCGGGGCCCGGCTGACCGGGGTGATCGGCGTGGTCGCGGTGGCCGCCCAGGTGGTCATCGGGGTCCTGCACGGCGGGCTGGGCACCGTCAACCACCAGTCGCAGATCGCCGCGTTGGTCGCGGTCTCCGCCATCATCGTGGTCTACCGGCGGGTGCAGGACCGGCGCACCGTCGAGTTCACCCGGGTGCGTTCGGTGTTCCAGACGGTGCAGCAGGTGCTGATGCGTCCGCTGCCGCGGCGGATCGGTCCGCTGCGGGTGGCCTGCCGTTACCTGCCGGCGGAGGACGAGGCGCACATGGGCGGCGATCTGTACGCCGTCGCCCGGACCAAGGACGCCACCCGGCTGCTCATCGGTGACGTGCGGGGCAGCGGGCTGCCGGCGATCGGGGACGCGGCGGTGATCCTCGGTGCCTTCCGGGAGGCGGCCCACCAGCACGCCGGGTTGCCGGAGGTGGCCGCCGCGCTGGAGGAGAGCTTCGAGCGCCATCTGGCCGAGGAGTCCGGGGCCGGCCCGGATCGCGACGAACGGTTCGTGACCGCCCTCCTGCTCGACGTGCCCGACCGTGAGCCGGTGGCCCGGCTGACCACGTGCGGCCATCCGCCGCCGGTGGTGCTGCGGGACGGCGCGGCGGGGACGCTGCCGTCGGCCGGGGCCGCGCCGCCGATCGGGATGGGCCGGCTGACCGGTGACGCCCCGCCGCAGTGTTCGTTCCCGCTGGGCGTCGGGGACGTGCTGCTGCTGTACACCGACGGCGTCACCGAGGCCCGGGACCGGGGCGGAGCGTTCTACCCGCTGGTGGAACGGCTCGACCACTGGCCGCACGGCGGGGCGGAGGCGCTGCTGACGCGCCTCTGCGACGACCTGCTCGGCTACGCGGGCGGACGGCTGCCGGACGACGCGGCGATGGTGGCCGTCGAACGAGCGCGCCCCGACGACCCGGCGCCGGACGCCCGTTGA
- a CDS encoding L-ribulose-5-phosphate 4-epimerase: MGTLPASAEEAVARLRREVGDIHQELVRYRLVVWTAGNVSARVPGHDLLVIKPSGVPYEELSPRDMIVCDLDGTVVDGELSPSSDTAAHAYVYRHMPHVGGVVHTHSTYASAWAARGEAVPCVLTAMADEFGAEIPVGPFALIGDDSIGRGIVETLSGHRSPAVLMRSHGVFTIGKDARAAVKAAVMCEDVARTVHIARQLGEPRPLAQADVDRLHDRYQNVYGQPGAAR; encoded by the coding sequence ATGGGCACTCTTCCCGCCTCCGCCGAGGAGGCCGTCGCCCGGCTGCGCCGCGAGGTCGGCGACATCCACCAGGAACTCGTCCGCTACCGCCTCGTGGTGTGGACGGCCGGCAACGTCTCGGCCCGCGTCCCCGGACACGACCTGCTGGTGATCAAGCCCAGCGGGGTGCCGTACGAGGAGCTGTCCCCGCGCGACATGATCGTGTGCGACCTCGACGGCACGGTCGTCGACGGCGAGTTGTCACCCTCGTCGGACACCGCCGCGCACGCCTACGTCTACCGTCACATGCCGCACGTCGGCGGTGTGGTGCACACCCACTCCACGTACGCCAGCGCGTGGGCGGCCCGGGGCGAGGCGGTGCCGTGCGTGCTGACCGCGATGGCCGACGAGTTCGGGGCGGAGATCCCGGTGGGGCCGTTCGCGCTGATCGGCGACGACTCCATAGGGCGCGGCATCGTGGAGACGCTCTCCGGTCACCGTTCGCCCGCGGTGCTCATGCGCAGCCACGGTGTCTTCACCATCGGCAAGGACGCCAGGGCCGCCGTGAAGGCAGCCGTGATGTGCGAGGACGTGGCCCGCACCGTGCACATCGCGCGGCAGCTCGGCGAGCCCCGGCCGCTCGCCCAGGCCGACGTCGACCGCCTCCACGACCGCTACCAGAACGTCTACGGCCAGCCGGGCGCCGCCCGGTGA
- a CDS encoding DsbA family protein has product MKLSYVFDAYCGWSYGFADTMRRIAAGHPELPVEVVSGGLFTGDRRRPIGAFGYVQGSNAKIAELTGAVFGDAYERLVADGSFVMDSEDAARGMAALRQAAPGRAVELAAALQGAFYRDGLSLSDPATYRRLAEAHGLDADRVVAAFTAPASRAAAGADFARAAALRVDAYPTLLAVDGDHVRLLARGHATAEEVERRLATVLTGN; this is encoded by the coding sequence ATGAAACTCAGCTATGTCTTCGATGCCTACTGCGGCTGGTCCTACGGGTTCGCCGACACCATGCGGCGGATCGCCGCCGGCCACCCGGAGCTGCCCGTCGAGGTGGTCTCCGGCGGGCTGTTCACCGGTGACCGGCGCCGGCCGATCGGCGCGTTCGGCTACGTCCAGGGGTCCAACGCGAAGATCGCCGAGCTGACCGGGGCCGTCTTCGGGGACGCCTACGAACGGCTGGTGGCCGACGGTTCGTTCGTGATGGACTCCGAGGACGCCGCGCGCGGGATGGCGGCGCTCCGGCAGGCCGCCCCCGGCCGGGCGGTGGAGCTCGCCGCCGCGTTGCAGGGCGCCTTCTACCGGGACGGGCTGAGCCTGTCCGACCCCGCCACCTACCGCCGCCTCGCCGAGGCGCACGGCCTGGACGCCGACCGCGTCGTCGCCGCCTTCACCGCCCCCGCGTCCCGCGCCGCGGCCGGTGCCGACTTCGCCCGCGCCGCCGCGCTCCGCGTCGACGCCTACCCCACGCTGCTGGCGGTCGACGGCGACCACGTCCGCCTACTGGCCCGGGGCCACGCCACCGCCGAGGAGGTCGAGCGGCGGCTGGCCACGGTGTTGACCGGAAACTGA
- a CDS encoding SDR family NAD(P)-dependent oxidoreductase codes for MTDPATHRTALVTGASSGIGAAVAAALAARGHRVLGTSRDPRRAPAPPPGVTYLPLDLADDASVEECARAAGAVDILVNNAGESQSGPLEELPPAALHRLFQLNVFGAVRLTQLLLPGMRSRGYGRVVMIGSMLASFPLAHRSSYVASKAALKGFATAARRELAPYGIAVTTVEPGSVNTGISDRRTHYVADDSPYRAEYDTMLTALDANEAAGVAAAEVAATVLTAVEAARPRPLYAVGSNAPVVFALRRLLPRTAVERMVARRHGLAWPRR; via the coding sequence GTGACCGACCCCGCCACCCACCGCACGGCGCTCGTCACCGGCGCCTCGTCCGGGATCGGGGCCGCGGTCGCCGCGGCGCTCGCCGCACGCGGACACCGGGTCCTCGGCACCAGCCGCGACCCACGGCGTGCCCCCGCCCCGCCGCCCGGCGTGACCTACCTGCCGCTCGACCTCGCCGACGACGCCTCCGTCGAGGAGTGCGCCCGGGCGGCGGGCGCCGTCGACATCCTGGTCAACAACGCCGGGGAGAGCCAGAGCGGACCGCTGGAGGAACTGCCCCCGGCCGCCCTGCACCGCCTCTTCCAGCTCAACGTCTTCGGCGCGGTACGCCTGACCCAACTGCTGCTGCCCGGCATGCGCAGCCGGGGCTACGGGCGGGTGGTGATGATCGGCTCCATGCTGGCCAGCTTCCCGCTCGCCCACCGTTCCTCCTACGTCGCCTCCAAGGCCGCCCTGAAGGGCTTCGCCACCGCCGCGCGACGCGAACTCGCGCCCTACGGCATCGCCGTCACCACCGTGGAACCCGGCTCCGTCAACACCGGCATCAGCGACCGGCGCACCCACTACGTGGCCGACGACTCCCCGTACCGCGCCGAGTACGACACCATGCTCACCGCGCTCGACGCCAACGAGGCCGCCGGGGTGGCCGCCGCCGAGGTCGCGGCGACCGTGCTCACCGCCGTCGAGGCAGCGCGCCCCCGCCCGCTGTACGCGGTGGGCAGCAACGCACCGGTGGTCTTCGCGCTGCGCCGGCTGCTGCCGCGTACCGCCGTCGAGCGCATGGTGGCCCGCCGCCACGGGCTGGCCTGGCCGCGCCGCTGA
- the araB gene encoding ribulokinase: MITDLPAVTVGIDFGTLSGRAVVVTVADGTELGSAVHEYRHGVVDAELPDGGPKLPPDWALQVPQDWRDVLRHAVPEALAAAGVRPEQVIGVGTDFTACTVLPVTADGTPLCELPALRRRPHAYPKLWRHHAAQPQADRINRHAAREGRPWLARYGGRISSEWEYAKALQLLEEDPEVYALTERWIEAADWIVWELTGAESRNLCTAGYKGIHQDGRRPDADFLAGLDPGFAGFTAKLDHPLSPLGAPAGALTARAAAATGLPPGIPVAVGNVDAHVTSAAARALDPGHLLAIMGTSTCHILNSDVLADVPGMCGVVRDGVVPGLWGYEAGQSGVGDIFAWAARTAVPESYAAEARAMDVSVHELLTEKAAAQPVGAHGLLALDWHSGNRSVLVDHSLSGLIVGLTLDTRPEDVYRALLEATAFGTRTVVEAFERAGVAVTEFTAAGGLLRNAFLMQLYSDVLERPVNVIDSAQGPALGSAIHAAVAAGAHPDIRAASAAMGRIRRAAYRPDPDRAAAYRELYREYQALHDHFGRGGSSVMHRLRELRRAATAG; encoded by the coding sequence GTGATCACTGACCTTCCCGCCGTGACGGTGGGCATCGACTTCGGGACGCTCTCCGGGCGTGCCGTCGTCGTCACCGTCGCGGACGGCACCGAGCTGGGCAGCGCGGTGCACGAGTACCGGCACGGCGTGGTGGACGCCGAACTCCCGGACGGCGGGCCGAAGTTGCCGCCGGACTGGGCGTTGCAGGTACCGCAGGACTGGCGGGACGTGTTGCGGCACGCGGTGCCGGAGGCGCTGGCGGCGGCCGGGGTCCGCCCCGAGCAGGTGATCGGCGTCGGCACCGACTTCACGGCCTGCACGGTGCTGCCGGTCACCGCCGACGGCACCCCGCTGTGCGAACTGCCCGCGCTGCGGCGGCGTCCGCACGCCTACCCCAAACTCTGGCGCCACCACGCGGCCCAGCCGCAGGCCGACCGGATCAACCGGCACGCCGCCCGCGAGGGCCGCCCCTGGCTCGCCCGCTACGGCGGCAGGATCTCCAGCGAGTGGGAGTACGCCAAGGCGCTCCAACTGCTGGAGGAGGACCCGGAGGTCTACGCGCTGACCGAGCGCTGGATCGAGGCGGCCGACTGGATCGTGTGGGAGCTGACCGGCGCCGAGAGCCGCAACCTGTGCACCGCCGGGTACAAGGGCATCCACCAGGACGGCCGCCGCCCGGACGCGGACTTCCTGGCCGGGCTCGACCCGGGCTTCGCCGGCTTCACCGCCAAGCTCGACCACCCCCTCTCCCCGCTCGGCGCACCGGCCGGCGCGCTCACCGCCCGCGCCGCCGCGGCCACCGGGCTGCCGCCGGGGATCCCGGTGGCGGTGGGCAACGTGGACGCCCACGTCACCAGTGCCGCCGCCCGCGCCCTCGACCCCGGCCACCTGCTGGCCATCATGGGCACCTCGACCTGCCACATCCTCAACTCCGACGTGCTCGCCGACGTTCCCGGCATGTGCGGGGTGGTCCGCGACGGAGTGGTGCCGGGGCTGTGGGGGTACGAGGCCGGGCAGAGCGGGGTGGGCGACATCTTCGCCTGGGCCGCCCGCACGGCCGTCCCCGAGTCGTACGCGGCCGAGGCGCGGGCCATGGATGTGAGCGTGCACGAGCTGCTGACCGAGAAGGCCGCCGCCCAACCCGTCGGCGCCCACGGGCTGTTGGCGCTCGACTGGCACAGCGGAAACCGCTCGGTGCTGGTCGACCACAGCCTGTCCGGGCTGATCGTCGGCCTCACCCTGGACACCCGCCCCGAGGACGTCTACCGCGCGCTGCTGGAGGCCACCGCGTTCGGCACCCGTACCGTGGTCGAGGCGTTCGAGCGGGCCGGGGTGGCGGTCACCGAGTTCACCGCGGCGGGCGGGCTGCTGCGCAATGCCTTCCTGATGCAGCTCTACAGCGACGTGCTGGAGCGCCCGGTCAACGTCATCGACTCGGCGCAGGGTCCCGCGCTGGGGTCGGCGATCCACGCCGCGGTGGCCGCCGGGGCCCACCCGGACATCCGGGCCGCCTCCGCCGCCATGGGCCGCATCAGGCGCGCGGCCTACCGGCCCGACCCCGATCGCGCCGCCGCGTACCGGGAGCTGTACCGCGAGTACCAGGCGCTCCACGACCACTTCGGCCGGGGCGGCAGCTCGGTGATGCACCGGCTGCGCGAGCTGCGCCGGGCCGCGACGGCCGGCTGA
- a CDS encoding TetR/AcrR family transcriptional regulator: MTTPSNTAPRVTARRARTRRRLLDAALAAFAEEGFGRTTVERICDRAGYTRGAFYSNFSSLDELFLAMWEERSRRMLEDVRAALAGVQAADPRAALRAALDALPVDDAWYRVTAEFTAHALRNPGLRRVMAARERAIQDTVLPVVVAALRRAGRRVTDEAALGQALVAVHDGTTVQVLLEPGDPTARQRREELFLRVLNAYSEEQP; this comes from the coding sequence ATGACGACCCCCTCCAACACCGCGCCGCGGGTGACGGCACGGCGGGCGCGGACCCGGCGGCGGCTGCTCGACGCGGCCCTCGCGGCCTTCGCCGAGGAGGGGTTCGGACGCACCACCGTGGAGCGGATCTGCGACCGGGCCGGCTACACCCGCGGCGCCTTCTACTCCAACTTCTCCTCCCTCGACGAACTCTTCCTCGCCATGTGGGAGGAACGGTCGCGGCGCATGCTGGAGGACGTCCGCGCCGCACTCGCCGGGGTGCAGGCCGCCGACCCGAGGGCGGCGCTGCGGGCCGCGCTCGACGCGCTGCCGGTGGACGACGCCTGGTACCGGGTGACCGCCGAGTTCACCGCGCACGCGCTGCGCAACCCCGGGCTGCGCCGGGTGATGGCCGCCCGGGAACGGGCCATCCAGGACACCGTGCTCCCCGTCGTGGTGGCCGCGCTGCGCCGCGCCGGACGCCGGGTCACCGACGAGGCCGCGCTCGGCCAGGCCCTGGTCGCCGTGCACGACGGCACCACCGTCCAGGTCCTCCTCGAACCCGGCGACCCCACCGCCCGGCAACGCCGCGAGGAACTCTTCCTGCGCGTGCTGAACGCCTACAGCGAGGAGCAGCCGTGA
- a CDS encoding GNAT family N-acetyltransferase has translation MNTTVTLHAPGLLLRPWCADDTAALVEAYRDPALRRWTSARLEDEADALRWVREQERGWAAGERFGFAVLSTPPGRDAPELVGNVVLKGVAAGRPSAEVGYWTAARARGRGVAPRALGALTTWAFDTFRADGLERLELLHQSDNEASCAVARKSGYAFARTLPAAPPDYPLDGHLHLRRATP, from the coding sequence GTGAACACCACCGTCACCCTCCACGCGCCCGGCCTCCTCCTGCGACCCTGGTGCGCCGACGACACCGCCGCGCTGGTCGAGGCGTACCGGGATCCGGCGCTGCGCCGGTGGACGAGCGCGCGCCTGGAGGACGAGGCGGACGCGCTGCGTTGGGTGCGGGAGCAGGAACGCGGCTGGGCGGCGGGGGAGCGCTTCGGCTTCGCCGTCCTCAGCACGCCGCCGGGGCGGGACGCACCGGAGCTGGTCGGCAACGTGGTGCTCAAGGGCGTCGCCGCGGGCAGGCCGTCCGCCGAGGTCGGCTACTGGACGGCGGCCCGGGCGCGCGGACGCGGCGTCGCCCCCCGAGCGCTCGGCGCCCTCACCACCTGGGCCTTCGACACCTTCCGCGCCGACGGGCTCGAACGCCTGGAACTCCTCCACCAGTCGGACAACGAGGCGTCCTGCGCCGTCGCGCGCAAGAGCGGCTACGCCTTCGCCCGCACCCTCCCGGCCGCACCCCCCGACTACCCCCTCGACGGCCACCTGCACCTGCGCCGAGCTACCCCCTGA
- a CDS encoding LacI family DNA-binding transcriptional regulator, with translation MSQTAEDPARRRSPTMADVARLVGVSHQTVSRVLSGHPNVREGTRAEVLRAIEELGYRRNSSARALATRRTRTLGVVACNTTLFGPASTLAGLEEAARAEGYLVSAVSLRRLSPQGLAQALAHLGEWGVEGVVVIVPQREAVSALAALRPPFPVVTVEGGHDLEISGVSVDQALGARLVTGHLLAAGHTTVWHVAGPPDWLEAGARTAGWRAVLEEAGAPVPAPLVGDWTPLSGYRAGQELAGRVLAGPGHGGDPEVTAVFVANDQMALGVLRALREAGLAVPGRVAVAGFDDIPESEFFAPPLTTVRQDFTEVGRASIRLLLDQVEGGATGTRRVVIDPHLIVRGSTSTPV, from the coding sequence GTGTCGCAGACCGCGGAAGACCCAGCGCGGCGCCGTTCCCCGACCATGGCCGACGTGGCGCGGCTGGTCGGGGTCTCGCACCAGACGGTGTCCCGGGTGCTCAGCGGTCACCCCAACGTGCGTGAGGGCACCCGGGCCGAAGTTCTGCGCGCCATCGAGGAGTTGGGCTACCGGCGCAACTCCTCGGCGCGGGCGCTGGCGACCCGGCGCACCCGTACCCTGGGCGTGGTCGCCTGCAACACCACGTTGTTCGGCCCGGCGAGCACGCTGGCCGGCCTGGAGGAGGCGGCCCGCGCCGAGGGCTACCTGGTCTCCGCCGTCTCGCTGCGGCGGCTCAGCCCCCAGGGGCTGGCCCAGGCGCTCGCGCACCTCGGCGAGTGGGGCGTGGAGGGCGTCGTCGTCATCGTCCCGCAACGCGAGGCGGTGTCCGCGCTCGCCGCACTGAGGCCGCCGTTCCCGGTGGTCACCGTGGAGGGCGGCCACGACCTGGAGATCTCCGGGGTCTCGGTCGACCAGGCGCTCGGCGCCCGGCTGGTCACCGGCCACCTGCTGGCGGCCGGCCACACCACCGTGTGGCACGTGGCCGGCCCGCCCGACTGGCTGGAGGCGGGCGCCCGTACGGCAGGGTGGCGCGCGGTGCTGGAGGAGGCCGGCGCCCCGGTGCCGGCCCCGCTGGTCGGCGACTGGACGCCGCTGTCCGGCTACCGCGCGGGGCAGGAGCTCGCCGGCCGCGTCCTGGCCGGCCCCGGTCACGGCGGCGACCCCGAGGTCACCGCGGTCTTCGTGGCCAACGACCAGATGGCCCTCGGTGTGCTGCGCGCCCTCCGCGAGGCCGGCCTCGCGGTCCCCGGCCGCGTCGCGGTGGCCGGCTTCGACGACATCCCCGAGTCGGAGTTCTTCGCCCCGCCGCTGACCACCGTCCGCCAGGACTTCACCGAGGTCGGCCGGGCCAGCATCCGCCTCCTCCTCGACCAGGTCGAAGGCGGCGCCACCGGGACCCGGCGCGTGGTGATAGACCCCCATCTGATCGTGCGGGGGAGTACGAGCACGCCGGTGTGA
- a CDS encoding MarR family winged helix-turn-helix transcriptional regulator, with protein sequence MAGRTEITTAKQAADDELVVAFGRLLGAAGRLEYILGRAIEEECGISHLMFEVLLILGRAGEPGLSMTAIAREQVLTTGGATRLVDRMAAAGLVARSADPDDRRGRLVRLTPLGERTAVRAARVHRENIRRHFLEPLPAAHRERFMADLRTLSHAARDALPRLR encoded by the coding sequence GTGGCGGGACGGACGGAGATCACGACGGCGAAGCAGGCGGCCGACGACGAGCTGGTGGTCGCCTTCGGGCGGCTGCTGGGCGCCGCCGGGCGGCTGGAGTACATCCTGGGGCGGGCGATCGAGGAGGAGTGCGGGATCAGCCATCTGATGTTCGAGGTGCTGCTGATCCTGGGGCGGGCCGGGGAGCCGGGGCTGTCGATGACGGCGATCGCCCGCGAGCAGGTGCTGACCACCGGCGGGGCGACCCGGCTGGTGGACCGGATGGCGGCGGCGGGGCTGGTGGCGCGGAGCGCCGACCCGGACGACCGGCGGGGCCGGCTGGTGCGGCTGACCCCGCTCGGCGAGCGCACGGCGGTCCGGGCGGCCCGGGTGCACCGGGAGAACATCCGGCGCCACTTCCTGGAGCCGCTGCCCGCCGCCCACCGGGAACGCTTCATGGCGGACCTGCGCACGCTCTCGCACGCGGCGCGGGACGCGTTGCCCCGGCTGAGGTGA
- a CDS encoding FAD-binding oxidoreductase, with protein MPNRRTLLRTGAGLAVAAAGGGAVAAAAQPSATARPRSTAVPRPRAGADWTALQHGLHGKLIRPGDADYDTARRLYNTRFDGLRPAAVAYVSGAGDIAECLAFARRAKVPVSIRNGGHSYAGWSSGNGRLVIDVSNLAAISVSGTDATVGAGAKLIDVYNTLGRRGRTIPAGSCPTVGVSGLTLGGGHGVAARAYGLTCDSLTGAALVTADGRTVQADARHNSELFWALRGAGNGNFGVVTELRYRTHPAPACVTAYLTWPWSKAVAAVRAWQEWGPEQPDEIWSSLHLECATGGSSTLSVAAFSLGSYSGLQNAVDRLAARIGSPARSVSLRHHTYLDAMNAYAGCTDRSPAQCHLPGRTPGRNPAGRLDRETYTARSDFYDRSLSVAGANTLVAQVERLRKATGGGAGSVALTALGGAVNRVAPTATAFVHRRSRFLAQYLASGPLESAAWLPGIHHAMRPYASGAAYQNYIDPTLTDWRRAYYGPALDRLTAVKRQYDPQRLFDFPQAI; from the coding sequence ATGCCCAACCGGCGAACTCTGCTGCGTACCGGGGCCGGCCTGGCGGTCGCGGCGGCCGGGGGAGGGGCGGTCGCCGCCGCGGCGCAGCCCAGCGCCACCGCCCGGCCCCGTTCCACCGCCGTCCCGCGGCCCCGGGCCGGCGCCGACTGGACGGCACTGCAACACGGCCTCCACGGCAAGCTCATACGCCCCGGCGACGCCGACTACGACACCGCCCGCCGGTTGTACAACACGCGGTTCGACGGGTTGCGGCCCGCGGCCGTCGCGTACGTCTCCGGGGCCGGCGACATCGCCGAGTGCCTCGCCTTCGCCCGCCGGGCCAAGGTGCCGGTCTCCATCCGCAACGGCGGCCACTCCTACGCCGGTTGGTCCTCCGGGAACGGGCGGCTGGTGATCGACGTCTCCAACCTGGCCGCCATCTCGGTGTCCGGCACGGACGCCACCGTGGGCGCCGGCGCCAAGCTCATCGACGTCTACAACACCCTCGGCCGGCGCGGCCGGACCATACCCGCCGGCTCCTGCCCGACCGTGGGCGTCTCCGGGCTGACCCTCGGCGGCGGACACGGGGTGGCCGCCCGCGCGTACGGGCTCACCTGCGACAGCCTCACCGGCGCCGCCCTGGTCACCGCCGACGGCAGGACCGTCCAGGCCGACGCCCGGCACAACAGCGAACTGTTCTGGGCGCTGCGCGGCGCCGGCAACGGCAACTTCGGCGTCGTCACCGAACTGCGCTACCGCACCCACCCCGCGCCCGCGTGCGTCACCGCCTACCTCACCTGGCCGTGGTCGAAGGCGGTCGCGGCGGTCCGCGCCTGGCAGGAGTGGGGCCCGGAGCAGCCGGACGAGATCTGGTCCTCGCTCCATCTGGAGTGCGCCACCGGCGGATCGTCCACCCTGTCGGTCGCCGCCTTCTCGCTCGGCTCCTACTCCGGACTCCAGAACGCCGTCGACCGGCTCGCCGCCCGCATCGGCAGCCCGGCCCGCAGCGTCTCACTGCGCCACCACACCTACCTCGACGCGATGAACGCCTACGCCGGCTGCACCGACCGCAGCCCGGCCCAGTGCCACCTGCCCGGCCGCACCCCCGGACGCAACCCCGCCGGCCGGCTGGACCGCGAAACCTACACCGCGCGCTCCGACTTCTACGACCGCTCGCTGTCCGTGGCCGGTGCCAACACGCTGGTGGCACAGGTGGAACGGCTGCGGAAGGCCACCGGCGGCGGCGCCGGCAGCGTCGCGCTCACCGCGCTCGGCGGCGCCGTCAACCGCGTCGCGCCCACGGCGACCGCGTTCGTCCACCGCCGCTCCCGGTTCCTCGCTCAGTACCTCGCCTCCGGCCCGCTGGAGAGCGCCGCCTGGCTGCCCGGCATCCACCACGCCATGCGCCCCTACGCCTCCGGCGCCGCCTACCAGAACTACATCGACCCCACGCTCACCGACTGGCGCCGCGCCTACTACGGCCCCGCCCTGGACCGGCTCACCGCGGTCAAGCGCCAGTACGACCCGCAGCGCCTCTTCGACTTCCCGCAGGCGATCTGA